The Enhydrobacter sp. sequence CCGCCGTGATGTCCCGCATGATCTGCGTGAGATCGAAGTCCTTGGGCGTATAGACGCGCGCCACGCCCGCCTCGATCAGGGTCCGGGCGTCGCCGGGCGGGATGATGCCGCCCACCACGACGGGCACGTCGCCGATGCCCGCGTCACGCATGCCTTGCAGGACGTCGTTCGCCAGCGAGACATGCCCACCCGACAGGATCGAGAGCCCGACCACGTGCACGCTCTCCTCGAGCGCGGCATTGACGATGCGCTCCGGCGTGAGCCGGATGCCCTCGTAAACCACCTCCATGCCGCAGTCGCGGGCCCGCACGGCGATCTGCTCCGCGCCGTTGGAATGGCCGTCGAGGCCGGGCTTGCCGACCAGGATCTTGATGCGCCGGCCGAGGCGGCGCGACACCGCGTCGACCTCGCGGCGGGCGGCCTCGAGCCGTGCGTCCCCCACGCCGGCGGCGCGCCCGACGCCGGTGGGGGCGCGATATTCGCCGAATACCTCGCGCAGCGCCTGCGTCCATTCGCCGGTCGTGACGCCGGCCTGCGCACAGGTGATCGACGGCGGCATGATATTGCGGTCTTCCCTCGCTGCCGCTGCCAGCTTGGCGAGTGCACTTTTCACGGCGGTGCCGTCGCGCGCGGCGCGCCAGGCCTTCAGCCGCCCGATCTGGTCTCGCTCGACCGAGGCATCGACGGTGAGGATGGCGCCTGTACCGGTCGAAAGCGGCGAGGGCTCGCCCTCGGTGAAGGCATTGACGCCCACCACCGTCTGCTCGCCCGCCTCGATGGCCGACAGGCGCCGAAGGTTCGATTCCACCAGCCGCTGCTTCATGTAGGCCGCTTCGACCGCCGCCACCGCGCCGCCCATTTCCTCGATGCGCCTCATCTCGGCGAGCGCCTCCTGCTTCAGCGCCTCGACCTTGCGCGCGATCTCGACGCTGCCGTCGAAGATGTCGCCGTATTCCAGAAGATCGGTTTCATGGGCCACGATCTGCTGCAGCCGGAGCGACCATTGCTGGTCCCACGGCCGCGGCAGGCCGAGCGCCTCGTTCCAGGCGGGGAGCTGGACCGAGCGCGCGCGCGCGTTCTTGCTCATCACGACCGCCAGCATCTCGAGCAGGATGCGATAGACGTTGTTCTCCGGCTGCTGCTCGGTGAGCCCGAGCGAGTTCACCTGCACGCCGTAGCGGAACAGCCGCTGCTTGGCATCCTCGACGCCGTAGCGGGTTTGGGTGACCTCGTCCCACAGCTCGGCGAAGGCCCGCATCTTGCACATCTCCGTGATGAAGCGGATGCCGGCGTTCACGAAGAAGGAGATGCGGCCCACGACCTGCGGGAAATCGGCCTGCGGCACCTGGCCGCGCGCCCTCACCGCGTCGAGCACGGCGATCGCATTGGCGAGCGCGAAGGCCAGCTCCTGCACCGGCGTGGCGCCCGCCTCCTGCAGGTGATAGCTGCAGACATTCATGGGGTTCCACTTGGGAACCTCGCGATAGGTGAAGCCGATCGTGTCGGCGGTCAGCCGGAGCGACGGCTCGGGCGGGAAGATGTAGGTGCCGCGCGACAGATACTCCTTGATGATGTCGTTCTGCGTCGTGCCCTGCAGCTTGGCGCGTGCCACGCCCTGCGCCTCGGCGGTGGCGATGTAGAGCGAGAGCAGCCACGCCGCCGGCGCGTTGATGGTCATCGAGGTGTTCATGCGGTCGAGCGGAATGCCGTCGAACAGCGTGCACATGTCGCCGAGATGGCTGATCGGCACGCCGACCTTGCCGACCTCGCCCTTGGCCAGCGGATGGTCGGAGTCGTAGCCTGTCTGGGTCGGCAGATCGAAGGCGACGGAAAGGCCGGTCTGGCCGCGCGCGAGGTTGGTGCGATAGAGCTCGTTGGACTTCGCCGCCGTCGAATGGCCGGCGTAGGTGCGGATCAGCCATGGTCTATCCCGGACGGGCTTGTCGCGCATCGCGGCGGTCATGGTATAAGCTCCGATCCTCCCAATTGATGTTGCGCTGCAGCATAAAGCCTTTTGCGATGCAGCCAAGAGGTAAAAATCCGCCGTGAACGACTCCTTTGGCGGCGCGGCCGATCTGCCCCCGCCCTTCGAGCCGCAGCCTGCGGCACCACCGCCGGCGCCAGCCCTCGTGCCCGCCCGGCCCGTCTATGACGGCAAGCTCGGGGAGCTTTACGGCATTTATTTGCGTCACCTGCTCCTGATGGTGCTGACGCTGGGCTGGTCGCGCTTCTGGGGCCGCACCCGGATCCGCCGCTATCTCTGGAACCATATGTCCGTGCTGGGCGACCGCTTCGAATATCGCGGTCGCGGGATCGAGCTGATGTTGGGCTTCCTGGTGGTGCTCGCGATCCTGGCCGTGCTGGGCGGCGGGGCATGGCTGGTCTGGCACTTCGTGCTGCACGACCGCTCGATCCCCGGCTTCGACCTCGTGAACGTCGTGCTGCTGGCGATCGCCCTGATCGGTGTGCCGCTCGCCTATGTCGGCCACTATTCGGGGCTGCGCTACAAGCTCTCGCGCACACGCTGGCGCGGCATACGCTGCGCCATGGAGGGCTCGGCATGGGCCTATGGCGCGCGCGCGACGTTCCTCAACTTCGCCAACGCCGTGACGGCGCGCCTGCTGACGCCCGTCGTGTCGGTCAACCTGGCGCGCCCGCGCATCGTGCATGCACGGCTGGGAACGCAGGGCTTCGACTTTGCCGGCAGCGCCGGCGACATCTACGGCCGCTACGTCGGCTACTACTTCCTGAACATCCTGGCCTGGGTCGTGGCGTTTGCGGTGGCGGCCTTCGCGCTCGGCGGCTTCATCGAGCAGCTCGGCCTCGAGAAGAAGGACATCGAGACCTTCGCCGATCTCGGTCGCCTGCGCACTCTGCTCGTGATCGTGGGCGTGGCCGTTGGCGCCTATCTGCTGTTCGGCCTGATGATCCTGCCGCTGCGCTGCTGGTGGCGGGCCTATCTCTATCGCTATCTCGTGAGCCATACCCGGGCGGGCAATGTCCTCTTCACCACGGGCATCAGCACGCGCCAGATGTGGGGCTATCTGGTGCTCAACTACCTGATCGTGCTGCTCACCTTCGGCCTCGGCTGGCCGTGGGTGATGCATCGCACGCTGCGCCTGGTCGCCAACGAGCTGTGGCTCTACGGCGCGCCCGACGGCGGCGCGATCGGCCAGCCGCCCGACAGGGGACCGCGCTTCGGCGAGGGACTGCTCGACATGTTCGACGTGAGCGGCATCTGATGGCGCCGTCGCCCTCCGAGATCCGCGGCCGCTACTACGACGGCAAGACCGCCGAAGTGCGCGAGGTCACGGTCGTGGCGACGCCGGGCGAGGTGGTCCTGCGCGACGCGGTGGATGCCGCCCCGGTGGCGCGCTGGCCGATCGTCGAGCTCGGCGTGCTGGGCGACAGCGAGCACGAGGCGGTGCCGCTGCTGGTGCGCCGCAACGGGGAGGCACGGCTCGCGATCGAGGATGCCGGGCAGCGCCGCGCGCTCGGCGCCGCAGTGCCGGAGATCGCCCGTCTCGGGGCGCACCGGCCCGCCGCGGCGGGGCGCATCCTGCAGTTCGGCGCGGGCCTCGTCGCGGCGATCGCGCTCTTCTGGGCCGGACTGCAGGCTGGCAGCGATGCGCTCGCGCCCTTGGTGCCGCAGTCGCTGCAGGCGCGGCTGGGGGAGCGCGTCTATGCCGAACTCGTGGGCAAGCGGCCGCTGTGCGAGGGCGAGCCCGGGCTGGCGGCGGTCAACCGGTTCGCCGGCCGGCTCGCCGCCCAGGCCGGCTACGATCGGCCGGTCAGCGTGCGCGTCGTGAAGGGCGGGCCGGTCAATGCCTTCACCCTGCCGGGCGGCATCGTGATCCTCTATTCGGACCTGATCGATCGGGCGGCGGACGGCAACGAGCTGGGCGGCGTGATCGCGCACGAGATCGGCCATGCCGTGCACTATCACCCGATCAAGGGCCTGGCGCGGCAGTACGGGACCGAGCAGATCCTGAAGGCGATCACCGGCGGCTATTCGGATATCGGCACGCTGGGCTCCGGTGGCTCCCTGCTGCTGGCCTTGCGCAACGGCCGCCAGTTCGAGCGCGAAGCCGATGCGACCGGCGTGGCGCTCCTCGAGGGGCTCGGCCTGCGCGCCGACGGCATGTCGCGCTTCTTCGAGGCGCTGCTGAAGACCGAGCCGCACGACCTCGCCGGCGTTGCCGGTATCTGGTCGGACCATCCGCCCACCGTCGAGCGCGTCGCGGTGACGCGCCGCGCCCCGACCGGCGCGCCTGACTTCACGGACGCCGACTGGCAGGCTATCCGCAGGGTGTGCCACTGAACATCTTGCCGGGACGACGATGGTCGGCAAGCGGAGGAGGACCCATGCCCATCACCTGGACCATTTCGCATGCGGAGCGGCTGGTGACGGTGAAGGCCGACGGGCCTGTCACGCTCCAGAACG is a genomic window containing:
- a CDS encoding protein meaA; its protein translation is MTAAMRDKPVRDRPWLIRTYAGHSTAAKSNELYRTNLARGQTGLSVAFDLPTQTGYDSDHPLAKGEVGKVGVPISHLGDMCTLFDGIPLDRMNTSMTINAPAAWLLSLYIATAEAQGVARAKLQGTTQNDIIKEYLSRGTYIFPPEPSLRLTADTIGFTYREVPKWNPMNVCSYHLQEAGATPVQELAFALANAIAVLDAVRARGQVPQADFPQVVGRISFFVNAGIRFITEMCKMRAFAELWDEVTQTRYGVEDAKQRLFRYGVQVNSLGLTEQQPENNVYRILLEMLAVVMSKNARARSVQLPAWNEALGLPRPWDQQWSLRLQQIVAHETDLLEYGDIFDGSVEIARKVEALKQEALAEMRRIEEMGGAVAAVEAAYMKQRLVESNLRRLSAIEAGEQTVVGVNAFTEGEPSPLSTGTGAILTVDASVERDQIGRLKAWRAARDGTAVKSALAKLAAAAREDRNIMPPSITCAQAGVTTGEWTQALREVFGEYRAPTGVGRAAGVGDARLEAARREVDAVSRRLGRRIKILVGKPGLDGHSNGAEQIAVRARDCGMEVVYEGIRLTPERIVNAALEESVHVVGLSILSGGHVSLANDVLQGMRDAGIGDVPVVVGGIIPPGDARTLIEAGVARVYTPKDFDLTQIMRDITAVVDSAWKEAA
- a CDS encoding DUF898 family protein, which codes for MNDSFGGAADLPPPFEPQPAAPPPAPALVPARPVYDGKLGELYGIYLRHLLLMVLTLGWSRFWGRTRIRRYLWNHMSVLGDRFEYRGRGIELMLGFLVVLAILAVLGGGAWLVWHFVLHDRSIPGFDLVNVVLLAIALIGVPLAYVGHYSGLRYKLSRTRWRGIRCAMEGSAWAYGARATFLNFANAVTARLLTPVVSVNLARPRIVHARLGTQGFDFAGSAGDIYGRYVGYYFLNILAWVVAFAVAAFALGGFIEQLGLEKKDIETFADLGRLRTLLVIVGVAVGAYLLFGLMILPLRCWWRAYLYRYLVSHTRAGNVLFTTGISTRQMWGYLVLNYLIVLLTFGLGWPWVMHRTLRLVANELWLYGAPDGGAIGQPPDRGPRFGEGLLDMFDVSGI
- a CDS encoding M48 family metallopeptidase, which gives rise to MAPSPSEIRGRYYDGKTAEVREVTVVATPGEVVLRDAVDAAPVARWPIVELGVLGDSEHEAVPLLVRRNGEARLAIEDAGQRRALGAAVPEIARLGAHRPAAAGRILQFGAGLVAAIALFWAGLQAGSDALAPLVPQSLQARLGERVYAELVGKRPLCEGEPGLAAVNRFAGRLAAQAGYDRPVSVRVVKGGPVNAFTLPGGIVILYSDLIDRAADGNELGGVIAHEIGHAVHYHPIKGLARQYGTEQILKAITGGYSDIGTLGSGGSLLLALRNGRQFEREADATGVALLEGLGLRADGMSRFFEALLKTEPHDLAGVAGIWSDHPPTVERVAVTRRAPTGAPDFTDADWQAIRRVCH